Sequence from the Colletotrichum higginsianum IMI 349063 chromosome 6, whole genome shotgun sequence genome:
AAACCCACAAAGACTAACAGTGTGTGACAGGGCGGCTTCTTGGTCGAGGCGTTCGGCTGGCGATCCCTCAACTGGATGTCCCTCATCtccaccgccgtcggcgccctcttcATCATGACCGTCCCCGAGACGTACCGGCCCACGCTCCTCCGCAAGAAAGCGGCCCAGAagcggcgggaggaggaggaccaCCGGTACTGGTCCGACTTCGACGACACGGTGCCCATCCTCCGCCGGATCCGGACCGCCGTCTCGCGGCCCTTCATCCTCTCCTTCACCGAGCCCGTGCTCATGTTCTGGAACGTCTACATCTCCGTCATCTACGCCATCGTCCAGCTCGCCTACGTCGCCTTCCCCATCGTCTACCAGAACGAGCGCGGCTGGACCACGGCCATCTCCGGGCTGGCcttcgtcggcgtcttcgtcggcatcgccctcgtcctcgccaccgaGCCGCTGCTCCGCAGGCTCGTCAACCGCCAGCCCAAGAACCCCGAGACCGGCCaggccgagcccgaggcGACGGTCCTGCTCATCTGtatcggcgccgtcctcgagcccgtcggccagctcgccTTCGCCCTGACCTCGCTGCCCGTCGAGGTGCCCTTCTACTGGAGCGTGCTGTCCGGCGTGCCCTTCGGCTACGGCTTCGGTCTCGTCTTCATCTACGGCACCAGCTACATCTCCAAGGTCTTCGGCATGTACGCCACGTCCGCGTCGGCCGGGAACCTCGTGTTCCGCTCCATTCTGGGCGCCGTGCTCGTCCTGGTGGGCAAGAGCATGTACGCCGCGCTGACGCCgcgcgtcgccggcatcgcggtcggcgtcgccgaggtcgcgcTCATGCCGGTGCCCTTTGTCTTCTTCAAGTGGGGGAAGAAGATCCGGCAGAGGAGCAAGCTGATCCGGACGTTGGAGGAgcaggcgaagaagatggcgtgatttttttttctcttttttataactctctcttcctctgtGCCACGGAAGAAGCAGCCCGGAAAGATACCCCCTTTTTCCTTATGTCGATTAACTGAACAAAAACCCAAACTGAACTGAGCTGTGAACCCAGTCACCAACCATATTCCTGTAGAAATAGTTTCCTCCCATACCATGTAGTTAAAGAGCTCTTCTTCGAGTTAAATATCATCAATGATCATAAGAGATCTTTCTTGCGCGCGGTTTCGTTGATCATTGGGGAGTCGAGGCGGACTGACTGCTTTCTTACGCCGAACACAGCTCCAGCTTCTCTCTCCAGCACAACCTGACCCAGTCGGATTGGGATTGCGGCGGTGATGGAGGGTCTTCCTCGTGAAGCAGACAACTCTCCTCATGGCTTGGTTTCCTTTCTCTCCTGCCATCCTTCCAAATCCTGGTacgcagcagctcgagggcgacaGAAATGTTCAGCATCGTGTGTTTAGCCAGCATGCTCTCCAAACACCCCTCCACCAGGCACCGCCTCGCACTCGTCGCCGCGCTCTCACACCCGAGCACGAACAGCGGCCATATCATCATGGTGGCAGCATGCGTGGCGATGGGCACAGCAGCGATCGTACTTGAAAGCTGCTCGGCCAACGCCGACGGGTGCTTGAACGGCCGTTCTGTCCGTAGCGTGCTCGGGTCGTTCTCGTCCGCGCGGAGCAGGAAAACCTGCGTCGCGAGGCCATGTGCCAGGGCTGCCGCAAGGCAGGCGTTTGAGTCCCTTATCTGGAGACTCCCGGCCGAGGCGACCAGGTGCTCGGCACAGCCCGGTTGATGTCGGACTGGCGGCAGATCTCGGCGGCAGAAATCGAGCGCCTCTAGTAGCCGGCGTCGAGACTGGACGAACTCCTCCGGCGTCACCCTTTTATTGATCAGGTCGCTGACCAGAGACGCCGAGTCCCCGATCAAGGGAAGAATGTGCGTCGAGTAGCCAAAGACAATGTCGGGACCCCCGTCGAAGGAGACGTGGCAGTGAGGCACGACGAAGTCTCGCCAGAACCGATGATCGAAGACCGGCTTCCTCGCGCATGGGACGCAGCACAACGCGTCGATGTAGGCCATCATCTTTGTGTTTATCGCAAGCATGGGAGTCGGCTGATCGACGTGGAAAACGCCGCCCTTTCCTTGTATCGCCCGCCGTCTCTCTTCCAGCTGGGCCTTCATGCCCCTCAGAAGGGGTACGATGGACGACGTAGGCGACCCTTGCATCACCTCCAGGCCGACCAGTGCCGAGGTCGCGGCGATGGCTTCCTCGGTCAGGTAGACCGGCAGTGTCTTGTGCGCGAAGGACAAGGCGGACTGCTTCACGCAGGCCACCATGCTGGCGAGCGCCTTTTGTTTCCTCTCGAGGACATCGGTCGGCGTAGCGATTCCCAAGGTGTGGAGGTGGGAggccccggcggcgaggacggccggCAGGAGGACGGAGTTGTTCCTCAACACGAAGGCGAGATAGGGGCCGCGTATGCTGGCGTACTCGTCGGGGTTGGGGTATACCAGGTCTGGAAGGGACTCGGCCCAGTGAGTGAAGATGTAGACGTCCGACGAGGAGTGGAGGCGCGGGCCGGGGGACGGATTCCGTGGAATCGACGGGGGCGGACCGGTTGTCTTCCGACACCCGGCGGACGTCCTGGACGGGCCGACCGTCAACGAGCTTCGCGGCTTGATGATGCTCTTGACCGGACGTCGGGGATCCGGGTCGATGTCGCTGATCTCAACCCACTTGAGCTGGACCTGATAGCCGCTGCACGCTacgccgcgacggccgcaCTGCGTGCAGTACGGCCGCGTCTCGTCACACTTGATGCGGGCGGTTCGACATGTTCCGCATCCTGCTTCACGGTAAGACGGAGCTCGGCACATGTCGAGGGGGAAACGCCGGGCCTCGGAGCGGCCGTGTCCGGCGTGAGGCTGACTGACCCTTTCTCGAGCGTCTGCGGACTTCTTGAGAGGCCATCGTGACGCCAGTTCATGGCTTGACGCGGATGGTGTGTGTATAGTTTTGATAGGACGCCTCGGGACTTTTCAGCATGCGCCGCTGTTATAACCATAGTCTTCAGTTGTTCGTCACTAATTAAGCCCTGGCTCTGCCGACGAGCGACGGTTGTGGGGGATCGAGTATGGACAACATCGGTGGTCGAGAGTGTTTTCTTTGGTCGCATGAATCGTGATGGAACGCGACCTTGGTTCCGACGCCAGATACCTTTTTACCTCCGAGACGGTGGATTCCCAAGGGGTCGCGTCCAATAGAAACTCGGCAGGCGAGTCAGCCGTCTGATTCAATAGCAAGTCTCTGTCTGTATGCATGTACAATTGACACTGCTAGACATTGACAAGACAAACAAGGCTATTATTGTAGTAATCGGtaagaaggaaagaagggaaGGTCTGTGAGAGAAAGTGATGGAGAGATTGAACTTCGGAGAAGACTTAAAAAGGCTGGTGTGTGTGGTTACAAACAAAAGACATGCACATGTCGAATTCTTTATGACTTTGTGATCCTGCGAAGGACTTCTCAGTAGTAGAACCGACTAACAGCATCTCTGCGGAATTAAGCCAACACAAGCTCTTAGGGTATTGAATACTATTGCCTTTAATGAATAAGTTATTCCGCACAGAGCTTGGGATGCTCTCTGAAGGCCATGTGTTGCGCGTAAGCTAGTTAAAAATTTCCAACATCTGTAAATTTAGCGAATGAAGAGCCGTTTGAAGCGGAGCGTCCACGGCCTTGAACATTACTTGCCTCTCGATATCAATGTGAAGTGGGACCGGATATCGTGGAATCAAAGCTCTCAAAGCAGAGATGCGGTACAAGTGCCGCGTCTATCATTAAGCGGCAACCGGCGACTTTGCCCTCACCTAAATGGCATTGCAAAGACATTGACGAGGCTTTATCGGACCCTTCAACGATGATGATAAAAATGAAGATTGCCCTGGAGCCACGGTACCAGTAATGGTGGTCAGATATAAGTATCTCTCTTCGTGTGgcttcacacacacacacacacactgaGACGGAGATCCTTCCCAACACAGCCCACGAGTCAGCACTAAAG
This genomic interval carries:
- a CDS encoding C6 finger domain-containing protein gives rise to the protein MCRAPSYREAGCGTCRTARIKCDETRPYCTQCGRRGVACSGYQVQLKWVEISDIDPDPRRPVKSIIKPRSSLTVGPSRTSAGCRKTTGPPPSIPRNPSPGPRLHSSSDVYIFTHWAESLPDLVYPNPDEYASIRGPYLAFVLRNNSVLLPAVLAAGASHLHTLGIATPTDVLERKQKALASMVACVKQSALSFAHKTLPVYLTEEAIAATSALVGLEVMQGSPTSSIVPLLRGMKAQLEERRRAIQGKGGVFHVDQPTPMLAINTKMMAYIDALCCVPCARKPVFDHRFWRDFVVPHCHVSFDGGPDIVFGYSTHILPLIGDSASLVSDLINKRVTPEEFVQSRRRLLEALDFCRRDLPPVRHQPGCAEHLVASAGSLQIRDSNACLAAALAHGLATQVFLLRADENDPSTLRTERPFKHPSALAEQLSSTIAAVPIATHAATMMIWPLFVLGCESAATSARRCLVEGCLESMLAKHTMLNISVALELLRTRIWKDGRRERKPSHEESCLLHEEDPPSPPQSQSDWVRLCWREKLELCSA